In Lolium perenne isolate Kyuss_39 chromosome 5, Kyuss_2.0, whole genome shotgun sequence, the sequence gtcgaacgccgagtgggcggcggacgagcaaCGGCGCGACGTGGAaacaagcgccagggcggagagggtgaaaagagctcgccggccagtccttcgtcgtctccgccggctcctacctcgtctgcctcaccatctacctcgtcgactgcggctgcttcgacgtccactgccgctggttcatcatccgccgccgcagcctcttcggccacgacgtgtgaggaaactgtttccgtgtaatttccctccgatcgccgatctgtggctgatccttttgctccttttgccgatcatctggccgtacttgtagcgcgggacggcggtttgtttgaatttaaactctatccgccgaactccgggtggacgactggaaatacggtactccccacgccttaatttcgtccaatccggaggtagtttcgtccggatttgggcgtggggagcccaaacgagtggggatgctctgagACCTCCTGATCTCTGCATATCAATCGCTGTTCACGCGTGCGTCTCGTTTAACACAGCAGGAATGAACACTGAGGCGTTTCTGTAACATCTGGAACAAGTGTGCTGCGATGTAAATGTTGGCGGGGGTGAACTCGATGAGACATTGGGATGAATCTAGAAAAGCTTCCACTGCCTCTTGTCAACTCTGAACCTGAAGTCTGTTCTtggaagaaagaaaaaaacaaGGTTCAATAGTCGATCAGTCGTAGCCGtccattagagcatctctaacagagcccgtaaatcccgccggaactgaacttttccggcggatttacgggttcgggccgaaacgCGCGCAGAACATCGCCCGAATACATGGGCCGGCCCGGTCCAGAGGCCCGAGAAATCGAGCGGACGCCCCGTATTAAAAGagttcgcggaggggagttcggtttgcaaaccctactcccctccaccGTTCCTCTCCCGCCGCCGCTAGTCGCCAGCTCCGACGAGCAATCCACGTAGCACGAGCAACCGATCCGAAGCCCGCCGCCCCGCGATGGCTTCTCGTGGAGGATCCGGCGGCCATGCCACGGGATTGGGCGGCGGCGACTCACCGCCGCATCCGCCTGTCTTCCGCACCGACGCGGAGCGGCGGAAGTGGAACAAGAGCGAGGGCGCTCGGAAGAGGAGCGCTCGCCGATGgacgaactgggggctcacgcccccagggaagctCGCTCGCTACGGCCCCGCCGGCGAGGGCTCCTCCTCCGGCCAGTCGAGCCACGCACCGCGGCTGCCCGTGGCGGagagcgaggaggaggacgacctcgTCCCCGCGCGCTCGCCGACCATCTCCGCCGGGGACTACGTccacggcagcgacgaggaggaggccgtccTCGCTCAGGCGAAGGCGATCAGCGACGCTGAGGCTCGGCAGCGCTTCCGCCGGGAGGAAGCCGACGCCGTCCGCCAGGTCAGGGAGTACGAGACGGCCCGCCGGGAAGCCCGCGTCCCGCGTCAAGCTCGAAATAGTCGAGCTTGACAAGGACGACGCGTGAAGATCTTCCACGCCGCCGACCATctccaccagcaccggcaccgccgcGCGCCATAGATCATATAGGCCGCATTTTGCTTAGCTAGGTTGCGCTTGCCGGTGTACCAGTAATTACATTTTCAATTTTAAGAATTATGTACGTATGTATGCTCAATCGGAGCATCTATGTCATCTAGAACTATGATCATCGCTAAATTTTACCCGCGCCGTTTCGAATTCCTTGCACTGAATTTGGTGTTTTCATTTTGAGTTTTTTCGGGCTGATGCTCTTAACTGAAGAGGCACCCGTCGCAGAATAGACAGCAGTAGCAGCATCTGAATAACCCTCGACCACCACCAGCCTCCCTGCTCTCCGTCTCCGGCCATGTGGCGGCGGCTACCCCTGCGGCTCCTGCGCTCCGCGGCCGCCGGACCACTCCGGATCCCCGCACCCTCCCGTGGCGGCTGGTCCGTCCCTACCGCGCCGCGGCTGCCGGCGGAGGCGGGCGCCGCGCCGGCCGACCTTGCCCGTTGGCTGCCGCGCAGAGGCTACTCCCAGTTCGCCAGCGGCTTCACCCCCTTGGAACCCAAGACGCTCGGATCCATCCTCGACGTCGAGCGCGCCAAGGGCCTCTCCCCTGAACACCTCGTCGCCGCCTGGGATGACGTCAGTGCCCTCTCCCCCTCTCAATTTCCTCTTCAGACGTGTGCATTTTTTATCCCCTTTGTTTACTGCCATTGAGGAAATCCTGTCTGATTGCTATTGTCGATAAGCATGCAAATTTGTTGGCTTGTCTTGCGGTAGTGTATCAAGCACTGACAAACCCTTGTTAAGGTACCTGAtctgaaagaaaagaaaagaggcATCTCTCTTAAACCAATAATAATCTATTCAAATGTGTTGAGCTCTCTAGGATATTTGCTACTCCTAGATCATTTTCAATGATCGAGGGTGCAGCAATGAGCTGGCCAGGCCAAGACTGCTAGCCATATAGTCACTGTGATGTCATAGCATACTCAATAGAAAAACTGCCGAATTAAAGAACTAAAGTTTCAGTAGATAAATAATTGTTGCACTTTTCTACATCTTTCCTAGGAACCAAAGATCAACCTGAAGAGAGATATCATGCATAAAGCAGGATGTTTTATGAAAGAACGTACAAAAAGCTTTTCCACATGGTTTTATCCAGAGGAGAAGCAGATTTTAGTTGCAAGATATTAGCAACATGGCAAACTTGTCCCACTGGCATCATAAACGCGGCTGACGCCAAATATGGGCTACTAAATGCCACCAATGCAAGGGAACTAAATAAAAGAACTATTTGTAAATCTGGGGCCATGGGATATACTCTTAGTGCCTTGCACCCTCAAAGTGCCCGGACCACAATTACTGCTCAATGCTTCACATATTAGCGCAGATTTCCTCATTGGGTGTACACTTGTATCTCAATTGAGGTTTTCAAGGTGAAAATAGATTATCCATAGAAGTTAAGGGTTTTGATGAATAAGATGTGTTATATGTGCAGATAGGTAAAGAATGCAATAAAAGGGGAAGGGGGGTGGATATTTATGGGTTGCTGTTTAGTACTTTGCTAGCTGGTATATAGAATGGTATATATCTCATACGACCCTAAATTTACATTTAAGATTGTTTTTGGGCAAATAATTGGTTAGAAAATAGCAGAATAAGTAGGATATTCTTTGACCTTACTGTCTGATATCATATGAAACGCCATATATGATTTGCATTAGGGATGGGGAGGTAGTTATGTCTTCTATAGGAACTTCTGTGTTTAAGCTAACTTGATTACCACTGTCTCTCACATATTGTCCTGTTAAAGTGTTAATCCAGAAAAGCAGCAAAAACAAGTTTTGATTTCGCTTGATTGCTATCCATTCACTAAAAGTCTTTTGTCGCATATTGTTGACATTAAATCATTCTTTTTAAATGTACATGCTGATAACTGGATGTTTATTGTTAACTTGTATCCTTCCTGACATAACATTTATTTCATTGTTCTTTTCCTGGAACATTAGTACCACTTGGGAAGAGGTCATATAGGTGCATCTATGAAATCAAAGCTTTACCATCTCTTGGAACAAAGATCGGCGACATGGTATTTTTTATTGAAGCTTTTCTTGTATCATCATGGTTATTTATTTGTTAACTAATTTCATTTTGTTTGTAGCCGATATTTTGTTATTCCTTTGTGGAGAGGAAGTGGATATACCACCATGTTTATGCAAGGTTATTACTCAACTCTTTTGCAATACTGGATTGTCATAAGCCTTAGTGGCTGTTTTTCCTTTCCATAGCTAAGCAACCTCTAAATACATGTATTTACTTGCGTCAGTTTGCCATAACGCACTCCACATAGTATAATAGCATTATATGGCTCGGGAGGGGAGATTGAATGTGTGAAAATTCCGTCTTACCCTTATGTGTACAATTTTTGACAAATTAATAGATGGACACAGTACACAGGCAACATTATATGCAAGTATGACAACACACATTTTGCACATAGACTAAATGATGCGTATTTGATTGAATGGATGGCATAATGTTTCACAAACAATTAAGTCTCTAGACTAATAAACATTCATGAGCGTGTTCAGAAGGTCAAACACAACGGATACAACAGACTTTTCTCACAGCCTCTCTTATCCTGAGCCAGATAGTGCTATTATAATGTCATGGTCTATTCGGACAAAAGCCACCATTTTAGATTGCTTTAGCAAAGTTAGAATTCCGAGTCTGTGTCACGTAGTGGGATATTACACTGAAGACTGAACCCCTGGTACTCTACTGCGCAACTCCAGCCATGGAGGTGTTGTTGCACAAAGAGGCAGGGGAGAattaacatgggaaggatgataATATATCTGATCATTTATTGATTGCCCTTAAGGGTCTAGAGGCAGACATTATATAGCCCACGTACATTACTTGGGGCCTATGGCCAGAATCCTAACAAACTTGGAAAGGACTAAACAATTTTGAAACTAACTCTAGAGATAAGATCCCATTAAATTAAAAGGATGCAGATTGATTCCCTAATATTTGCTGCTGGCTGCACCAGCTAAAGCCTTCACGTGACAGCCTGACAGAGGACATGGCATGAATTTGTAGTGTCATGAAGCCGATTTCCCCTATCAAGTATGGTAAATTTATGCCCTCACGCCAAATGAAACTCGATAAACATGAAGTATATCTGAACATGAAAATTCAACTTAGTATTCATGTTGTATCATGGTGCCAACCTTGGGGCTTATCACCAATGGATACTCGTTTATGCTGAGCTGCAGTAAATACTAAATATATCACAACTAAACACCCATCCAAATGTATAGGTCTGCTAGGTTACAGTTAGTCTCTATGTCTGATGCTGTTCATATTTGTATTTAGTTTAGTCTCTACAAATGCAAGACAGCAAGGCAGCGGCAACTAAAATTTCGTTAGCATTATTgctgaatttcattttgaaagttATGGAGTTATAGATCTGAAAAAAAACATGTCATTGTCAGCGTGGCCATTTGTTTGTTCAAATCCATCTGTAGGCGTTCTCtgcgttttgttttattttaagcTGATTTTGTTATGCTTTGTCGTTCAACATCGCAGTCCAGCTGCCACACATGATCTTCACAGGACTTGAAGACTACAAAGCTAGAGGAACTCAAGCAAGTCCCTACTACACAGTCACTCATTACACAGAGTTTGCAGAAACCAAGGATACAGTTCTTGTCCGAGGAGATGTTGTCTTCACCAGTAAGCTAACTGATTTAGAGGCGAAGTGTCTTTTAGAGACTGCTCACTCGTTTTACTTGAATGATGTGCGGTACAAGCTTGTTGAGCGATTCAACAAAGAAACACAGGATTTTGAGTTCAAAGATGTACTTCAAGCGCTTGACATGCCGACTATGTGAGCAGATGCTAAGTCCTGATGCAACAACAAAGCTTCCACATCCACCTGTCAGCCTGAAATTAGCACCAAGATGGAAACTGCCATTGCTTCTCCCCATTTTGTCACAGTCCTAGTATCATGAAAATAACCCCTGAAACATTGACATTTGGTAGCAATCTGGCTTTGCTGACTGAGCATGTATCCTGTTGGTTTGTTGTAGCCACGACTTGATCCAATAATTGTGAGGGCTGCTCTAAACGGATTTAGGCTAATCTCTGGCAGGCCTTCCTGCTATTTAACCTTTTGTATGGATATTTACATTTCATTGTGTTAGCTTCTTCTGTTTAGTTTTTTTCCCGCTGAAAGTGTTTCCTTCTTTCTTAATGTCATCATAATATTGTGCAAAAAGAAACAATCTCCATTTGTTGGAAGCCTGATGAGAAAATACAAATATTGGCTGAAAGTAGATTTTGGGTGTTCTCCAGATGTACCTGGTGTTATAGCTGAATTTACCTTCCCTGATTAGTTGGATTCTGGACTAGTTTTATCAGCACCAAATTCTGTGAGGAATTATGTAACCAAACTTTAGCTCTAGATTTATATACTCTTTTATTTGTATATGTAAAGAAAAAATACGCAATGGGGAAACCTAGTGTAGAGCTTTAAAAAAATcactgttcaaaaactaggctgattcaacgattactaggccgattaatcgctactaggggcttgaccgtgtcgattaccattaatctcttgcattaatcctttagcccgattaatcagtccgaaagtccgattactaggtatTTTCCCGATTAACTACCACACTTGGTCAAAAAAAGTTACAACATTTTCAATGCATATCGCTAATATAGGCGCTACCCCTCCCCAATAAAGTAGATTTTGCGAAGCTCCCGCTTGATTGCAGCCTCCAGTAGCTTCGTTTCTACTGTTGCCAAATAGTTTCTTGCCCTTCCAGACCAGTTACTCATAGTTTTCCAGACCTCAGATACAGGAGTTCGATCACTATGAGGAGCTCGTCCAGGAACTGGAGGATGCCTTCAAtaggttaggtggttgaggtgtaagaggggtcgtaccctaggtaggtggtgggagaatataaacttcagaggtgagaggagaagaagtggaaggaagGAACGCGGCTTCGGCTAGTGGATCCTGATTCGCTCCTGACCTTAAATATTAGGTCATGGAGGAGAAGCGTACTAGTTTTTCTAGGATTTTAGGCTTTAAAGAAGTAGGGAGAGACATATAGAggctcatatactattatttttcttatataaattgttttaagtgcaaatttgtgtaggttgcaccgattaatagccgaccgattaaatcagttaatcgtccgAATTCCGATTAATCTCTACTCCCAAACcggccgagcagttaacgattaccgatttccttaacatTGAAAAAAATACTTTGAAAGTCGACAGCTTTTTAGTTTATTTCCTCTTCAGATGATGCTTGACTTTTCTGTCAACGGGAATTGTATTGAACTGCTGTCCTGTCCTTGTTTAGATCCTTAGTTCCATCAAAGGGTGTTGAACATGCTACGAGAAGTTAGTTGCTGTCACGTTTTTGGTTCATCCATGCGCAGGAGACGGTCAGGTGATAACAATTGAACAATTTACCAATACTTAAGATCCCAAAGATTGATAGAAGTGGAAAGTGAGTTTTCTGATTCGCCAAGATCCTAATCAATGTAAATCGCCTGCCTGGCCTAGGCCTGATCTTGCGGCCTGTAGCTGCGACGTGACACGACTGACGATCTCGACGAGCCACCTCTGCCCGACGGCGGCTGCCGCCTTCAGCTGAGACGCCGTCAGGTCCCTTGCTCTGGTCCGCATCTCCAGCAGGCCACGGTCGATGTCCGCCTCATGCCTCGCCAGCAGCGGCCGGAGGTAGCCTTCGTAGACGTGCCCCGCGCCCTGGAACACCCCATCCAATTCCACAATTCAGAGTTAGTCACATACTGAACTGAACCGGGGGTTTCAGAACGTTGATCTTCATGTGGGCTGCAATGCTTACTCGCGTGCTGGGGTGCCAGAGGTAGACGACGAGCGCCAGCTTCGCCTCGCCGTACATGGGAAGCCACGACACCGCGCCGTCGGCGAACCTCTCGACGACCGTCAGCGAGGCCACCAGAATCCTGCATCACCAACAGAGGTTCAGAAGCATGACATTCTTCAGAGGAGCGATGGGAAGAAGATACCAATGTGCTTTACCAGTACTGGCACCAGAAAAGCAGCTGTTCGATCTCTCGTGGGTGCCGCTCCAGCGTCTTGTAGCAGCCGTACGCCGGGTACGCGTACCCGAGGGCCAGGCTGCGTGCAAGAGCAAAAGAGAATTGGACAGAATTCATGGTGAATCGAAAGACTTGGTTTGGACAGAATTGGGCACATCTACTCACGTCAGTAGCCTAGTGATGAACGACACCGCCATCTTCTATAACCGGGAATCCCAAAACTCTGTAATGCAAGATAATAATGTTTATAAGTTCACGGTTGTTGGACAAAAAGAGACCAATGTGCAGGTCCAGAGAATGGTCATCTATCCATGGCACTGAACCGAGCCGGATCATACGGAATAATCAAGAGCAATATGTCTCAATCGTGAACAAAGGAAGAAGgcggtgaaatctgaaacactgaaTGTGCTTCGCCGGAGCTCGATTGTATCGACGAATAGGCAGCAAACATATGTGGGTTGCCTGTGAGTATGTGACGATCATTACCTTATGGATCTATCTCCTTCCGGATGGAATGGATTGGATTCGTCGTGGGTTGGAGAGGATGAAATGGAACGGGGAAGGGCAATGGCGCGTGGTTTGAAATGTGCAGGGGGAGCGGTTATGCTGGAGACTGCGGATGCGTCCAACCGCCGTGCCGTTTCGCGCCATTGGGCTCCGGAGAAACGCCCGTTCATAACTGAAGAACAGATCGGCCGTGGATGGGCTACAATGAGCACCGCCAATCCACCATTGGTGCGTAACTTCTACCTTTTTGGACTGTGACCGGTACCAGGGGTAGAATGGCAGGCCACAACAAAATTCAGAACTCTGGAACCGCTTAGCTCGTCTCTCGTCTCCCGataggcggcggcgatccagatcCCAAATCACCACCGGCGTGGGCGTTAGCCCTCTCTCCATCCGCTTGCCGCTCTGCGGCAGGAGGGGAAGGGGGCCCGTTCTTTCGGTTTGTAGTTAAGACTTGTGTGATGTGGCGCGTCGTTGGATGGTGGGAGCGGCGTTCGAGTAAATAAATCTACCTCAACTTCACTCCCATACCGATGGTGATCTTTACAGTGGTATCTTGAATTTGATGACATCGTGTGCTTGTGGATCATTCAAATCGGTGTCTTAGTCTTCTCGTCTTTCTTTGGATCTGGCGAGATCTGTTTCTCGGTGCGTCACCATCGTTCGTCATTATCCACGACGCGTTAGGGACCAAGACGAGGTTGATGCTCTGGAGCGAGGATGTCGGTCGAAAGGTGGTGGATTTGTTCTTATTCATAGACTTCATCGACGGTATGCGGCGGATCTTAGTTCAAGATAGCACGGGATGTCTCCTAGTCGATGTGGCACACcgacatttgtttactcatgtaacTTAATCTTTTATTGTTTACTCATGTAACTTGATCTTTTATTAATGAGAAGTAACAAAAATTGGAAATGAATGAGTAGTATTTATTGATGAGAGAAGTAATTTACCCCCTAGACTCGTCTCAAAGTTCAGATTACAACCCTCAACTTTACTTTGGTTCAATCTTCAACCCTGAattgtcacatcccgaaattttctaaattttggaatgtgaaataaaaataaaattaatgcttgattgtttgaacttgattgaaaatttacaaagaattaaaactttttaaGGTTATTTACAAGATTAATTCCAAAATAGTGTTTTCAAAGGCTTTTGGTTTTAAAGTGTTTTCAAAATCACACATATAGGCCAAATGTATATAATGATTATCTTATTTTCACAAAGGGATATTAAAAAGGTTTTTGCAAAATATAGAGTTTTCATAAAACTTGGTTTTCAAAAGATTTTCCAACAATGCTCTATTTTGTTCGGAGGTTTTGAAACttataaaatattttatttgagATAATGGTTTAAACCCTAAAAAGGCAatatagccacatagacatgtatgccaaattttggttttataaaatttatatttttatttcaaatttagtctcatattgaagtattttttGTAACGAATCTAACGGtacctcatttgtatttttccgaTATTATTTGAAGCCCCAAAGTGTATTTCCAATTTCAgcataaaaaaaaagaaaaaaaaagaaaaaaaagtgaaTCAGGCCTGCCAGCCGCCGCTCGGCCCAGCTCGCGCGAGCGGCAGCCAGCAAGCCACCGCCTGGCCCAGCGCCCCGGCCCAGCTCCCCGCGCCAGCCAGCTCGCCCCAGCGGGAGGTTctgtacaccgacctggtcggtgtgtacgggccaccgcacaccccaccgaccaggtcggtcggTTGGGCCGCAGCCCATTAAGAGCAGGtacgtttttttctttttttttgctgtttcttttctgttaatatttttcttttttaATATTTAACTTTAAAAAAATATATTTTCGGTGAACAAAATTTCCAAATCTGTTTTTCGAAATTtttaaaatgttcagattttgttttaatttttttcgaaatttgaacattttcggaTATAGACataatttaaatttgaacatttattAAATTTTGTAAATTTATTTCAAAATTAACATTCTTAGTtatgaacattttttgaatttgaacatttttcgaaatttgaacgctttatatatttgaacggattttaaatttgaacgcttttataatttgaacattttttgtatttgaacatttttcaaatttgaacggatttcaaatttgaacgcttttataatttgaatattttttgtatttgaacggttttcaaatttgaatatttttaaaattttgaacaatTTCCAATTTTGAAAAAAACTGAATTTGaactattttcaaatttgaacaaaaataaaaataaacagaaaataaacaaaaaataaaaataaaaataaacaaaaagaaacataaaataaaaaagaaaaacgaaagaaaaaagaaaaaagaaaaaagaaacagaaaacagaaaaataggcgaactgggccgaccaggccggcccataccgcgcgcggggggtgtgcggcgcgcggtagcagccgacctggtcggtgtataggatttaCCCGCCCCAGCGCTCAGGCCGCTTCCCAGCCCACGCCCATAGCGCGCACGCACGCCCGCACCGCCGCCTTTTTCCTTTTCTCTTAGTCCCACCTCGCCTCCTTGAGGAAAATTGTTTCAATCTACAGCCTatataaactatatgtaatgataTGATTTGATCAATAAAGCGCTGTTtactgtcaaaaaaaaaaaaaaaaactcccgTGAGAGCAGCCCCAAAGGCACACCAAAGGGCCTTGCGCCTCTCTGTCTCCCTCACGTAGCCGCACGTTGTTGCTTGCCGACGGAAACGCGCACACGCTGCTGTTTTTGTGACGTACACACGCGACACGCGACGCAACATCAGCAACGCCAACGCTATTTGGCGAAACGCTGGCGACTCGACGCATTTCTCGCCTGGTAATAAATCTATTTCCGCACTTGTACGTAACTTCGCAATTTTATTTCCTTAGATCCACACCTCCGTTTAGAATAGTGGTTCTTCCGTTAGTTTCTAATTAGATCCTCTACAAGTTTcatgtagaaagtttttccatccgagcaacttgttcggacaacttttcATACACCATTATAACTGCAACCACTTATGtttagttttgtaaaattcatatcttaAGTTTTATCCGTCGGATTTCGATAAACTCTATACCGTTGGAATCGGCAAATCACGTAGATCATGTTAGACATTTTGCAATGCCAGTTTCGCATACTTTATTTTCGCGGTATCCTTTTGATCTGCAACATCGTCTATAAAATAAATCATACCAACTTTTTCCGAAAGATTCTTCTGGCGATACGCTTGTAatggaattctctacaacttccgtgtagaaagTTCTTCCATCCGGAAAACTTTTTCTAATAACTTTTCGCGAAAAGTGTAGTCATATAACTGGTTTCAATTCCTTTAGTCAAACGATCTTTATGATCATACCCATCTCCCAAGACCAGTTAtaaatctttatcatgttcacagaTAATGCATAGCTTACCCCTGGTTGTCTGGTTCATGATTATTCAAATAACTCagttatttgagtaaagtgtgacatgtcctagtttagatttttaccttgctttaatagggtggagatactctacccCATATCACATGAGATAAACCTTTGTTATCC encodes:
- the LOC127298344 gene encoding HVA22-like protein i, translated to MAVSFITRLLTLALGYAYPAYGCYKTLERHPREIEQLLFWCQYWILVASLTVVERFADGAVSWLPMYGEAKLALVVYLWHPSTRGAGHVYEGYLRPLLARHEADIDRGLLEMRTRARDLTASQLKAAAAVGQRWLVEIVSRVTSQLQAARSGLGQAGDLH
- the LOC127302614 gene encoding uncharacterized protein, encoding MWRRLPLRLLRSAAAGPLRIPAPSRGGWSVPTAPRLPAEAGAAPADLARWLPRRGYSQFASGFTPLEPKTLGSILDVERAKGLSPEHLVAAWDDYHLGRGHIGASMKSKLYHLLEQRSATCRYFVIPLWRGSGYTTMFMQVQLPHMIFTGLEDYKARGTQASPYYTVTHYTEFAETKDTVLVRGDVVFTSKLTDLEAKCLLETAHSFYLNDVRYKLVERFNKETQDFEFKDVLQALDMPTM